The Paenibacillus spongiae nucleotide sequence CATCGAATCGCTCGCCATATTACGGTCTCGATAACGGTCTTCATGGATGCCGGCCGTCCCAACCCCGCTTCTGGCTTCTTGCGCGAGCTGGCGGCCCCGCTTCACCAGGTAATCGACCGTCCCGTCCAAATCGGGATAGGCTTCCGCCGATTGCCCATTGAACCGGCGCGCGCGAAGCTCATCCGCCTGCGCGAGCTCCAGCTCCTCGATCCGCTCCCGGGACAGCGGCGTGCGATAGAAGGCGCCCCACAGCTGCGCGCTTGCCGGGAAAACCGCAAACAGCTCCCCATAGACCCAATCGAACCAGGCGCGCTCGGCAGAATCGGGCTTCGCTCCCGGAGCGTGCGGCGCGTGATGGATGAAGGTCCCGCTGAACGATTTGCAGAACTGCTCGTATTCCCATGTAAACATCAGCATTTCATGCCAGACATCATCCACCTTGGCGCTGTACATCGGAACATTCCGGAGCACGCCGCACATCAGAAAATATCTCTTCAGCTCAAACCAGCGCCACTGCCAGTCGTTCTCCGACATGCGCGGCTCTTTCCTCAGCATACGATCCTTCACTCTGGCTTCGAAGTCTGCCGTAAGCGCGTAATCCAGCCGCTGGGCCGCCTGCCGGGCCGGATGGCCCTCCGGAACGCCCAGCGCCGCGGGCGGCTGTCTGGTTGCGGATGGACGGCCTATTGAGCTAGTCAAAGAACGGCTATTGCCGCGCTCCGTGCGCTGCCTATTTGGACGCCGAGTTGATCTGACAATTAATCCAATGACAACAATGACACCTATAATGACTAGAGCTTCCATATTGATCACCCGCTTATCGTAGTCTGCCTCCAGCATACCATGAAGAAGCTGTGAGCATCTGCCGCTCCATGCAATTTTTAACGATCTTTTAAACATAGTGCGTGCAGTCGCCTATAGCAGCTTCGTTTATCCACCGGATTATCCACAAACTATGCACAACTATCGACATTATTGTGGATAACATGAAAAAGGCCTCAGATTCATCCTGAAGAGGATGTGTCTGAGGCCGCTGAAGCGTTCATCTACCCACTGAAGCAGGAGCTTGAACGAATTAGTATTTCATCGTTGGGTAAAGCGGATATTGAGCCGTCAAATCCTGAACCATACCGCGCGCTTTGGCCAAGATGGCTTCGTCGTTCGGATTCTTAAGCGTCATGGCAATAACCTCGGCAATCGTCTTCATGGCATCCGTGCCCATCCCGCGGGACGTAGCAGCAGGAGTACCGATCCGGATACCGCTCGTAATAAACGGACTCGTAGGATCGAACGGAATGGCATTCTTGTTCGCCGTGATTTGGACGCTGTCCAGCACATGCTCGGCATCCTTGCCCGTAATGTTCAGGTTCCGCAGGTCGATCAGCATCAGATGGTTATCCGTACCTCCGGATACGAGGTTGAGGCCATGCTCGATCAAGGATTCGGACAACACCTTCGCATTGTCGATCACATTCTGGGCATACGTTTTGAACGATGGCTGAAGCGCCTCGCCGAACGACACGGCTTTGGCTGCGATTACGTGCATCAACGGACCGCCTTGGGAGCCCGGGAATACGGCCTTGTCGATCGCTTGCGCCCAAGCTTTGCGGCATAGAATCATGCCGCCGCGCGGTCCGCGAAGCGTCTTGTGCGTGGTCGTCGTAACGAAATGGGCATGCGGCACCGGATTCGGATGAAGACCCGCAGCGACCAGACCTGCGATATGTGCCATGTCGACGAAGAACAATGCGCCTACTTCATTGGCAATCTGACCCAGCTTCTCAAAATCGATAATGCGCGGGTAAGCGGAAGCGCCGGCTACGATCATGCGGGGACGGTGCTTGAACGCCGCTTTGCGCACTTCATCGTAATTGATCGTGAACGTGTTCTCGTCAACGCCATAAGCTACGAAGTTATAGAGAATACCCGATGCGTTAACAGGGCTGCCGTGGGTCAAATGGCCGCCATGCGCAAGGTTCATGCCCAATACGGTGTCGCCGGGCTTGAGCGCCGCCAGATAAACGGCCATATTGGCTTGCGCGCCGGAATGCGGCTGCACGTTGGCATGCTCTGCTCCGAACAGCTCTTTGGCGCGGTTGCGGGCAATATCTTCCGCGATATCGACGTGCTCGCAGCCGCCATAATACCGCTTGCCCGGATAGCCTTCGGCATATTTATTCGTCAGCACGGTGCCCATAGCTTCCAGCACGGCTTCGGAAACGATGTTCTCGGAAGCGATCAGCTCAATATTGTCGCGCTGACGCTGCAGCTCGAGGTTCAGTGCATTCATCAATTCGGGGTCTTGTTTACGCAAATTTTCCATTGTTCAATATCCTCCTTAGTATTATCCATTATGACGAACGCCGGTTCGGCTGCGCTGCCGCTGCCTGGACTGGCGTAGTTTCCTTGAATCGAATCTAAATGCTGCTCGTTAATCGCAGGTTCCGCCGGGCGCTTCCGGACTGCCCGGTACTGGGCCGTCCTTATCGATGGCGGATGTTCCGGCAATACCGGCTGCCCCCAAGGTATAGACCGCCCGTTCGCCGCCGATAAGCTTCGGCCGGGTGTACGCCATCGTCAGATGCGCTTCGCCGATCGATTTCTTCGACGGACGAAGCGGTACCGCGACGCGGCGCAAATGCATGCCGATGAAGGTGTCGCCGATGTCGATGCCCGCATGGGCCTGCACCGTCTCCGCCAAGCAAGCATCCGGCAGATGCCGGTATGCATATGCCGCCATCGAGCCGCCTGCTCTCGGCGCCGGAATGGCCGATACCAGCTCCAGCCCGTACCGTTCCGCCGCTTCTTGCTCCACGACGAGCGCACGGTTCAAATGCTCGCAGCACTGGAACACCGGATAGAAGCCGATTTCGCGGCGCACCTTGTCGATCCCCGCAAATATGGCTTCAGCGGTCTGCAGCGTCCCCGATGTGCCGATTCGCTTGCCAAGCACCTCGCTCGTGCTTACGCCGACGATGAGGAGCTGCCCGGAACGCAGCTTGGCTGAGGACGCAAGCTCGCGTACGGCTTGTTCCACATCGCGCGATATCCCCTGGAATAACTGTTGATCGTCCATTACAGCCCCCTTAAGGATGTACCGGGCCGGCCGATTCGATCCGCATCACCTTGTTAATGCGACCGATATGACGCTCGCCGCCCGAGAACGGCGTATCGATCCAGATCCGCACGATTTCCTGCGCAAGTCCGGGGCCGATGACCCGTTCGCCCATAGCCAGCACGTTCGTGTCGTTATGCTCGCGCGTCGCTTGCGCGGAGAACATATCGTGCACGAGCGCACAACGGATTCCTTGTACTTTGTTCGCCGCGATCGACATGCCGATGCCTGTGCCGCATATAAGAATGCCGCGGTCTGCCTTCCCTTGCGTTACGAGGTCGCATACCGGTAGCGCATAGTCCGGGTAATCGACGGATTGCTCGCAATTGCAGCCCACATCTTCAATTTCATGTCCAAGCGATTTGAGAAAAGGTACGATTTCGTCTTTCAGCCGGTAGCCGGCGTGATCGGCGCCAATAGCGATTTTCATCGAAGTTAATCCTCCCGAAAGGTCCGCCTGTAGGACGGATAATGTCGAATCACGATGGTTCCATTATACCCCATTATCCCAAAAAGACGAAAAAAGAGCATGACGCGCTTAACGCACGCTGCTCTTTGCCCAGGCGACCGGCCGTATGATCCGATGCTCCACCGTGGTTTGATCCACTTTCGTCGCCAGTCACATCGGAAACTGTCTTAGTTGTCACTATCATACCGGATCGCGGCATGAAAATCAATCGGCAATGTCACTTTCCATAATCATCCATCTTGTTTAAAAGCTTATGCAGCGCCTGTTCAATCTCATCGGCGCAGCTCTCATAGAGACTAATGGAGCCTCCGAAGGGATCCGCGATATCGAAGCCCGGGATTCGCTGCTCCAGCTCGATCAGACGGTCTCTCTCCTCGTTCGAAAGCTGCTGGCCAAGCGCTTGCTTCATATGCCATTCCGTATATAACGTTTCCAGCTCGGCTATATCGGACAGAACCGACTCGTCCCGGTGCACGTATTCTTTCAGCGTATAGGTCTTGTCCACCGCATCGGGAAAACGCTGCAATACATGCTTCTTGTGGCTTGTCGTCATCGTGAGCACCAGATCGGCCCAGCCGACCATTCCTCCATCGAGGGCGCTTGAGCCTTCGGGATGATGAATATTCCGCCGCCGCAGCGCAGCCTTGGCATTCTCGGATACCGGCAGCCCGTCTACGGTCGAGACTCCGGCAGACCGGACCTCCAGCTCCAGGCCGGCGCTGCGCGAGTGCGCGATCAGCATGGCTTCGGCCATTGGCGAACGGCACGTGTTGCCGGTACAGACGAACAAGATTCGTTTCACGTCAGTCATAGCGGCATCCGCTCCTTCTATAACATATAGGCGCTCCCGCCATTGGTGAGCTCCAGATTAATTAAAGTATAAACAAAATGCCGAACGTAAACAAAATGACGCCGCCGCATGCCTCGCCGTATTCGCCGAGGCTCGTGCCCACCCGGCGGCCGAGGAGCAGGCCCAGAATGGACATCACTCCGCCGAAAAAGCCGAACAGCAGCACCGTTATGGCAACATCCGCCGCAAACATGCCAAGCGAAATGCCGACCGAGAAGGAATCGATGCTGACGCTGAGAGCAAACAGCAGCATTCCCCATATTGTGCGATGATTGATCGATTGCACGGCATCTCCGCGCAGCGAGCTGTATATCATATGAGCCCCAAGCAGAAGCAGCAGACCGCCTGCAACCGTTGTCGCCACGCCGCCGAGCAGCGTGCTCACATATTGCCCCGTGAACATGCCCATTAGCGGCATCAAAATATGAAATAGCGCAATTAGGGCGCTCATTTTTAAAATGTCAAAAACCGCAATCCCCCTCAGCCCGATCCCGATGCCCAGCGAAAACGCATCCATGCCGAGCGCGACCGCGATGATGAGGAGCGTGAGCAGTTGACCGGCCTGCAAGCTCGCTTCAATCATTGACATACCCCCTGTCCCATTCTCATCCAAGCATATGCGGACAAGGATGGAAAGATGACGGGGGATGCTTAAGACACAAGCGCTAGACGCGGACGATCCGGTGTCCGGCGGCTTTGACGAGCCGGTTCATCAGGGCATGTCCAATCCCTTCTTGCGGACAGCCTTCCGCCCATATATATTGCGCGCCGCGTTCATCGAAGGTCCTTAACGCGGCGTACAAGCCTTGTGCAGCCGTCTCCAGCTGAGATAGACTGCCCACGATAACGGTATCATCGCCTTCATAACAGGCCCCGTGCTCGGCAAAAGCAAGTATACCGGCCCGTTCGCCGCGCGACCTTGCTGCTGCGGCTTGTTCCTTAATGTAGGCCGTCACATCGCCTGCATCTCCGATGACGAGCTGCATGAGCCCTTTCGGTGCATAGTGCGTGTATTTCATACCGGGTGAGCGCGGAGCTTCAATCGTCCCGGCGCGGACAGCAGCACCGGTTGCTTCGTCCGGAACAGCCTCAACATCATGGATTACACGGCCTGTTATTTCACGCAATGCTCCAGCCGTTATGCCGCCTGGGCGCAGAATGCGCACGGCATCGCCATCGATCTCGACCACCGTCGATTCAAGTCCGACGCCTGCGGGGCCGCCATCGACAATCCCGTCGATGCGGCCATCGAGATCGTCCTTGACGTGCTCCGCCCGCGTCGGGCTCGGCCGGCCGGACCGGTTCGCGCTGGGCCCTGCGATCGGGCAGCCGGATGACTCGATAAGCTGCAGCGCGACAGGATGGTCGGGCATCCGCACCGCAAGCGTATCAAGACCGGCCGTAACGCGCTGAGATACGGCACCAGGCTTCACGGGAAGCACGATCGTAAGGGGACCGGGCCAGAATCGCGCCATCAGCCGCTGCGCCGCTTCGCCATAAGGGAGTACCAGCTCGTCCAGCTGCTCCAAATTCGCGATGTGAACGATGAGCGGGTTGTCGGACGGCCGCCCCTTCGCCTCGAAGATACGCGCCACCGCCGCATCATCGCGGGCATCGGCGCCAAGCCCGTAAACCGTCTCGGTCGGAAAGGCAACCGTCCCGCCATCCCTTAACACCGCGGCGGCTTCATTAAGCGCCTCGCGTTCCCATTCCTTTGTGTTTGCATGCCAAATGCGAGTATTAACCATTACCCAGTTCAATCCTTATTATCTCATAGTCAGTTGCTGGTATTTATTATACCACAGCTCGTTTTTCAGTCACCTTTTGACTTGAATAAGCAGCGGTTGTATATTAATTCCCGTTATTTGGATAGTTATGACATCTATCGTTATGGAGGCCCTCACTTATGAGCAGCAAGGACGATTTGAAGAATAGCGGAATTGGTCATATTTTTCACCATAAAGCAAAGGCTCGCCCTTCCACGGGTGAGCCTTTGCTTTTATTCGTACATGGATCGTATTCGCATTCGGCCTATATGGCAGCTTGTGTTCCAATCAGCTAAACAGGTTTTTAAAAAATTCGAGGATCGATTGGATGATCTCCCACAGAAAAAATTTCACTTCCGGGTCGGCGTTTGCGTTTGCAGCATCCTGTGTCGGTTCGTTGGCCTTAGAAACGCTCTCCGCCCCCTGGCCGGCGTCTGCCGATGTCGTTACGGCAGCTGCAACGGAAGCCTCGCCGCTCACCGCATCCACGAAGCAGAGCGGCGGAAACAAGACGCACCACCAGTTCTGACCCTGGCCGCTGCCCAGCGTAATGCGAAGCGCTTCGTAGTTACCGGCCGGATACACCGTGTTACCGTACATTTTGGTTGGAAAAGGGACGATGCCCAGCTCTGCTTTGAAGCTGTATGTAAAACCGCGTGCACGCAGCTCATCAGTCACAACCTGCTCAATCTCTCCCATGCGGGAACGAATCGTCGCCCGGGCTTGCTCGATCGACTGCGGACCGCTAACCCAGCTGCCCATCTCGGCAATGACGGCATCGCGCACATAACGCTTGACCGCCTGATCGGCCGGCGAATCGGAATTGGCCAGAATGCGAAGACGAATCGATTCGGCTGGAATTTCGCCGCCGGCAATCGATGCATCGGCTCGTTGGCCTTCCCAGCTCATGAGAAGAATGGCAATGACGAATAAGAGATAACCGTACGTTGGACGGTAAGGAAAACGGGAATAAGTGCGGATCATATATACACAAGCTCCTCTACTGGCACCCGTCGGTGCGCTCGGCTTGCGTTCCGGAACGTCTATAACCCTAGTATGTCCGGCCGATCTCGCAATTAAACCTAGCATTGTGATGAAAGGTTGATAGATTTTCTTCGGGTTGCGATGCGGGTCAGCCTCGCAAGCAGGACTTCAACCATGAAAAAGCCAGCCTGGGCGGCTGGCGCAGATCGATGTATTGAACGTCTATTTTTGGCCCATATACTCCTTCAGCAGTGCAATAATGGTGTCATAGTCGCTGATGGTCGGTCTCTTGGCAGGGAGGTTGTCCATATAGCCGTATCGCAGCTGCTCCCGCCAAAACTCCGCCAATTCAAGCGCCGTGCTATCGGTCCCCGACTTGATCGTATGATCGGCGCCGGCGGTCAGAAGAAACTTGACGACCTCGACCCGGCCATTGGCAGCCGCATTATGCAGCAGCGTATAGCCGGAATAGTCGGCGCTTTTCGCATTAATATCCATGCCATGCTTGATAAACAATTGGGCGATGTCCACCGAGTCGTCGACGAATGCGAAGATCGCTGGGCCCAGCGGCCCAACGAGCACTTCCGGATCCGCTCCGCGCGCGAGCAGCTTCTCGACCTGTGCCGTGTTCTGAGCCACAACCGCTTGGTATAACTCATTCTGGATGGCCGAAAGCATCCATACGACGTTCAAGCCGCCTCTATACAGCTCTACGGCCCCACCGCTCGCCGTGCCGACGAACCGGAGCGGGATATAGGTCGTATCATTCTTGATGACCGGAGCAAGGAGCATCGTCTCGGCTTTGCCGTTAACGGTCGCTACCTTGGAACCGAGCGTGAAGACGATCTCCCGTTCCGCGTTTGATCCGGTGACTTGTTTTGTCTTGGCATTCCATGAAACGCGAAGACCGATCCGTTCGAACACGGTCCGGAATGGAACCATCGTCGCCCCGTTCTGCAGGAATGGCGGGCTGGATAGCGCAAGCTTCGTTCCGTCGAGGATAATATCGTACGTCGGCGTGGTCGCTTCTTCAGCGGCGGCGAAAGCAGCCGTCTGTGCGAGCAGGGCCGTCATTATACCGATAAGAGCAGCGAGCTTGATCTTCTTCTTCATATCGCGCCTCCTTCTCTATCGCCTTGCTGACAAAGAGGTTATCACACCGCGCCTCCTGCGTCCATTCCTCTTTCTGGACAATCACGGGAGAAAACGCGGAAAAAGGGACGGTTCCCATCGCTATCGGAAACCGTCCCTCCCGGCTTGCGTTATTCATGCGCAAGGCCGATCGCCATGACGTGGCGGTCGATGCAAGGAGAAAACGCAAGAATAGGGACGGATTCCTTTCTCAATCGGAAACCATCCCCTCTTTCTCGTGCGTTATTCTTGCGCAATGCCGACCGCCATAACATGGCGGTCGATGCCGGCGTAATCGCGGATCGTGCGGATCTCGCGCCACGCGCCGCACTGCCGGAGCAGTCCGGCGACGGCCTCCGCCTGGCCGAGGCCCAGCTCGAAGGCGACGATCTGCGGCATCGCCGCCAGCTGCGGCAGCTGCGCGACTATGGCGCGGTAGGGCGCGAGGCCGTCCGCGCCTCCGTCCAGCGCGAGGCGCGGCTCGTGGTCGCGCACCTCGGGCTGCAAGCCCGCGATGTCTCCAGCCGGGATATACGGCGGGTTGGAGACGAGCACATCGATGCGCATTCCGGCGGCGGCGTTATCTTCGCCGCCGGGTGCGCCCGTGGCCGCCTCGCGCCGACGCAGGAACGGCGCGAGCAGGTCGCCCTGCACGAACGCCATGCGCGCCGCTGCGCCATGGCGCGCCGCGTTCGTGCGGGCGACCTCCAGCGCGTCCGGCGACAGATCGGACGCGCACACGCGCCATTGCGGACGCTGCGCCGCAAGCGTCACGCCAATGGCGCCGCTGCCGGTGCCGACGTCCAGCACCGTCGGCCCGCAGCCGCTGCCGCGGCGCTCTGCGCCTGCGCCGTGCCCCCCGGCGGGCGTCGCAGCCGCAGCCATGCTTCCCGCAGCTTCCGGCCAGAGCCGGTCGGCGGCTTCGAGCACCGCCTCGATCAGCAGCTCCGTCTCCGGGCGCGGGATCAGCACGGCCGGCGTCACCGTGAACGGCAAGCCGTAGAACCACTGCTCGCCGATAATATACTGCACAGGCTCGCCGGCCGCCTTGCGCTGCACGAGCCCTTCCCATTCCGAGTGGCGCTGCTGCGGAAAGGGCTCCTGCCAATCGCGCATCAGCGCCGCGCGTTCGATGCCGAGCAGATGCATCAGCAGCAGCTCCGCATTCGGCCGTGGCTCGCCGATGCCCCGCTCCTCCAAAAACAAAGAAGCCTGCATGCAGGCTTCCCTAAGCGTTGCCGGAGCTTTCCCTTGGGAATTCTCCGCCCCGCTGCCGTCCAATCTGCGCTCCATGGTACAGCGCCCCTCTCTCTATTGAGCAAGACCGCTGTGATTACCGTAAATACAGCGGTCTTGCGTTCTTGAACGATTGAATTATTACCGGCGCATCCGCTTCTTAGATCTGATTGTCCTGATCCAGCAGCTCCGCCTGCGCGGTTATGGTCAAGGCATTGATAATTTCATCCATATCCCCGTTCATGACGGAATCCAGCTTATGCAGCGTAAGTCCGATCCGGTGGTCCGTGACGCGGCTTTGCGGATAATTGTACGTGCGTATCCGCTCGCTGCGGTCGCCGGTTCCGACCTTGCTCTTCCGTTCGCCGGCATACTTGGCTTCTTCCTCTTGACGGCGGATATCGGAGATGCGGGCGCGCAGAACCTGCAGCGCCTTCGCTTTGTTGTCGTTCTGCGATTTGCCGTCCTGACAAGTCGCCATGATGCCTGTCGGAACGTGCAGAACGCGAACGGCCGATTTCGTCGTGTTGACGGACTGCCCGCCGGCGCCGCTCGAACAGAACGTGTCGATGCGGATGTCTTTGTCGAGAATTTCGACCTCGACTTCTTCTACTTCCGGCATAACGGCAACCGTCGACGTCGACGTATGGATCCGGCCGCCCGATTCCGTGACCGGAATGCGCTGTACGCGGTGTGCTCCGCTCTCGAACTTAAGCTTGCTGTACGCGCCTTTGCCTTCGATCATGAAGATAACCTCTTTGAAGCCGCCGAGATCGCTCTCACTTGCTTCCATGACCTCTATGCGCCAGCCCTGCGCATCCGCAAACTTCGTATACATCCGATACAGGTCGGATGCGAACAGAGCCGCTTCGTCGCCGCCTGCCGCACCGCGGATTTCCACGATGACGTTCTTCTCGTCGTTCGGGTCCTTGGGCAGCATGAGCACGCGAATCCGCTCCTCCAGCTCGGTCATCCGGGGGCTCAGCTCTTCGATTTCCATCTTCACCATTTCGCTCATTTCGTCATCCAGCTTCTCGCTTTGCATCTGCTTGGCGTCCTGAAGCTGTTCCGAAACTTCCTTGTATTCCGTATATGCCGCGTAAGCTTCCTGCAGGTCCGACTGCTCCTTCGAGTAGTCGCGCAGCCGCTTCGGATCGCTTGCCACATCAGGATCGCACAACAGCTCGCTCAGTTTTTCATACCGATCGGCGAGCGCTTGCAAACGGTCTAACATGTGCGTTCACCCCTATGTCGTTAGTCTTTTTGAGTAGTCTTCCTATTATATCATACTGCCGCACGTTCGATAAACGTGTGATTATTGGGCATCCGCGCGCCTATTTCCACAGAACAAAGGACCCGCATCCGGGTCCTTCTTCTCTTGCATCAGCCTTTTGGGGCCGGTGTGTTGAGCGGTGCAGCTTGCCTGCCGTCTCTACACGTTGAAGCGGAAGTGCATGACATCGCCGTCCTGCACGACATATTCCTTGCCTTCCAGACGAAGCTGACCTCTCTCCTTGGCCGCGTTCATGGAGCCCGCCGCTACAAGATCGTCATAGGATACGACCTCCGCCCGGATAAAGCCGCGCTCGAAGTCCGTATGAATAACGCCAGCCGCCTGCGGCGCCTTCATGCCTTTGCGGATCGTCCAAGCCCGAACCTCCTGTACCCCAGCCGTGAAATACGTATACAGTCCCAGCAGCTTGTAGGCCGCCTGGATAAGCCGGTTCAAGCCGGATTGCTCGAGGCCAAGCTCCTCCAGGAACATGTCCTTGTCTTCGCCTTCCAGCTCGGCGATCTCCGCTTCTACCTTCGCACTGATCGGCACCACTTCCGCGCCTTCCGAGCTGGCGAATTCACGGACAAGCTTCACGTACGGATTCCCGTCGGCATTCGCCGCTTCGCTCTCGCTCACGTTGGCCGCATAGAGCACCGGCTTCATCGTCAACAAATGCATGTCGCGAACGATCAGGCGATCCTCGTCGCTCAGTTCTACTGCGCGCGCCGGTTGATCGGCATAGAGCGCTTCCTTGATGCGCTCGAGCGTCTCGACCTCCTGGGCGTACTTCTTGTCGCCGCCCTTCATGTTCTTGCGGCTGCGATCGATGCGTTTCTCCACGGAGTCCAGATCGGCCAGAATCAGCTCCAGATTAATCGTCTGGATATCGCCGATCGGGTCTACTTTTCCGGATACGTGCGTAATGTTCTCGTCTTGAAAGCAGCGAACGACATGAACAATCGCGTCGACTTCGCGGATATGGGCGAGAAATTTGTTGCCCAGCCCTTCGCCCTTGCTTGCGCCCTTCACGATCCCGGCGATATCGATAAATTCGAATGCCGTCGGAACCGTGCGGTTCGGCGTGACCAGCTCGGTCAATTTATCCAACCGCTCGTCCGGCACTTCCACGACGCCGACGTTCGGATCGATCGTACAGAACGGATAGTTCGCGGACTCCGCGCCCGCTTGTGTAATTGCATTAAATAAAGTCGATTTGCCCACGTTCGGGAGACCGACGATTCCTGCCTTCAAAGCCATATGAATGACACCCCTGTTCCGAATAGCAATACTTCGAACATTATACCCGATGCGGCTCCGGAATAAAAGACATGGGTCGCTTCCTATATCTTGACGCGAATTACAGTGTCATCCATAATTCTCTTGGATTTTGGGATGAATCAGGGAAGTAAGTCTATAGGCGGTATCAAAGAGAGGACGAACTTGAAATGTCCGGAATCTGAAGTCCTCTGGATTGTTAATGACATCAAAATTATGTACGAAATACAACAATAGGGGGCGAAAACGCCGAGGAATCGGGTATTGTTGCATATTCTGCATGAATTCCAACTGCAGGATGGTACAAACCGGCTTCAAACTGCACATTTTTGTATGTAATACAACAAAATGATCATTATGGGGCTGGAAGAAGG carries:
- the prfA gene encoding peptide chain release factor 1 — its product is MLDRLQALADRYEKLSELLCDPDVASDPKRLRDYSKEQSDLQEAYAAYTEYKEVSEQLQDAKQMQSEKLDDEMSEMVKMEIEELSPRMTELEERIRVLMLPKDPNDEKNVIVEIRGAAGGDEAALFASDLYRMYTKFADAQGWRIEVMEASESDLGGFKEVIFMIEGKGAYSKLKFESGAHRVQRIPVTESGGRIHTSTSTVAVMPEVEEVEVEILDKDIRIDTFCSSGAGGQSVNTTKSAVRVLHVPTGIMATCQDGKSQNDNKAKALQVLRARISDIRRQEEEAKYAGERKSKVGTGDRSERIRTYNYPQSRVTDHRIGLTLHKLDSVMNGDMDEIINALTITAQAELLDQDNQI
- a CDS encoding TIGR01440 family protein, giving the protein MDDQQLFQGISRDVEQAVRELASSAKLRSGQLLIVGVSTSEVLGKRIGTSGTLQTAEAIFAGIDKVRREIGFYPVFQCCEHLNRALVVEQEAAERYGLELVSAIPAPRAGGSMAAYAYRHLPDACLAETVQAHAGIDIGDTFIGMHLRRVAVPLRPSKKSIGEAHLTMAYTRPKLIGGERAVYTLGAAGIAGTSAIDKDGPVPGSPEAPGGTCD
- the spoIIR gene encoding stage II sporulation protein R, whose product is MIRTYSRFPYRPTYGYLLFVIAILLMSWEGQRADASIAGGEIPAESIRLRILANSDSPADQAVKRYVRDAVIAEMGSWVSGPQSIEQARATIRSRMGEIEQVVTDELRARGFTYSFKAELGIVPFPTKMYGNTVYPAGNYEALRITLGSGQGQNWWCVLFPPLCFVDAVSGEASVAAAVTTSADAGQGAESVSKANEPTQDAANANADPEVKFFLWEIIQSILEFFKNLFS
- the prmC gene encoding peptide chain release factor N(5)-glutamine methyltransferase; protein product: MERRLDGSGAENSQGKAPATLREACMQASLFLEERGIGEPRPNAELLLMHLLGIERAALMRDWQEPFPQQRHSEWEGLVQRKAAGEPVQYIIGEQWFYGLPFTVTPAVLIPRPETELLIEAVLEAADRLWPEAAGSMAAAATPAGGHGAGAERRGSGCGPTVLDVGTGSGAIGVTLAAQRPQWRVCASDLSPDALEVARTNAARHGAAARMAFVQGDLLAPFLRRREAATGAPGGEDNAAAGMRIDVLVSNPPYIPAGDIAGLQPEVRDHEPRLALDGGADGLAPYRAIVAQLPQLAAMPQIVAFELGLGQAEAVAGLLRQCGAWREIRTIRDYAGIDRHVMAVGIAQE
- the glyA gene encoding serine hydroxymethyltransferase, with translation MENLRKQDPELMNALNLELQRQRDNIELIASENIVSEAVLEAMGTVLTNKYAEGYPGKRYYGGCEHVDIAEDIARNRAKELFGAEHANVQPHSGAQANMAVYLAALKPGDTVLGMNLAHGGHLTHGSPVNASGILYNFVAYGVDENTFTINYDEVRKAAFKHRPRMIVAGASAYPRIIDFEKLGQIANEVGALFFVDMAHIAGLVAAGLHPNPVPHAHFVTTTTHKTLRGPRGGMILCRKAWAQAIDKAVFPGSQGGPLMHVIAAKAVSFGEALQPSFKTYAQNVIDNAKVLSESLIEHGLNLVSGGTDNHLMLIDLRNLNITGKDAEHVLDSVQITANKNAIPFDPTSPFITSGIRIGTPAATSRGMGTDAMKTIAEVIAMTLKNPNDEAILAKARGMVQDLTAQYPLYPTMKY
- a CDS encoding L-threonylcarbamoyladenylate synthase: MVNTRIWHANTKEWEREALNEAAAVLRDGGTVAFPTETVYGLGADARDDAAVARIFEAKGRPSDNPLIVHIANLEQLDELVLPYGEAAQRLMARFWPGPLTIVLPVKPGAVSQRVTAGLDTLAVRMPDHPVALQLIESSGCPIAGPSANRSGRPSPTRAEHVKDDLDGRIDGIVDGGPAGVGLESTVVEIDGDAVRILRPGGITAGALREITGRVIHDVEAVPDEATGAAVRAGTIEAPRSPGMKYTHYAPKGLMQLVIGDAGDVTAYIKEQAAAARSRGERAGILAFAEHGACYEGDDTVIVGSLSQLETAAQGLYAALRTFDERGAQYIWAEGCPQEGIGHALMNRLVKAAGHRIVRV
- the rpiB gene encoding ribose 5-phosphate isomerase B, with the translated sequence MKIAIGADHAGYRLKDEIVPFLKSLGHEIEDVGCNCEQSVDYPDYALPVCDLVTQGKADRGILICGTGIGMSIAANKVQGIRCALVHDMFSAQATREHNDTNVLAMGERVIGPGLAQEIVRIWIDTPFSGGERHIGRINKVMRIESAGPVHP
- a CDS encoding stalk domain-containing protein, producing the protein MKKKIKLAALIGIMTALLAQTAAFAAAEEATTPTYDIILDGTKLALSSPPFLQNGATMVPFRTVFERIGLRVSWNAKTKQVTGSNAEREIVFTLGSKVATVNGKAETMLLAPVIKNDTTYIPLRFVGTASGGAVELYRGGLNVVWMLSAIQNELYQAVVAQNTAQVEKLLARGADPEVLVGPLGPAIFAFVDDSVDIAQLFIKHGMDINAKSADYSGYTLLHNAAANGRVEVVKFLLTAGADHTIKSGTDSTALELAEFWREQLRYGYMDNLPAKRPTISDYDTIIALLKEYMGQK
- a CDS encoding low molecular weight protein arginine phosphatase, whose amino-acid sequence is MTDVKRILFVCTGNTCRSPMAEAMLIAHSRSAGLELEVRSAGVSTVDGLPVSENAKAALRRRNIHHPEGSSALDGGMVGWADLVLTMTTSHKKHVLQRFPDAVDKTYTLKEYVHRDESVLSDIAELETLYTEWHMKQALGQQLSNEERDRLIELEQRIPGFDIADPFGGSISLYESCADEIEQALHKLLNKMDDYGK
- a CDS encoding manganese efflux pump MntP — its product is MIEASLQAGQLLTLLIIAVALGMDAFSLGIGIGLRGIAVFDILKMSALIALFHILMPLMGMFTGQYVSTLLGGVATTVAGGLLLLLGAHMIYSSLRGDAVQSINHRTIWGMLLFALSVSIDSFSVGISLGMFAADVAITVLLFGFFGGVMSILGLLLGRRVGTSLGEYGEACGGVILFTFGILFIL